In Nocardia sputorum, a single genomic region encodes these proteins:
- a CDS encoding aldehyde dehydrogenase family protein: MSVSTNHPAQSVVSTFDVHDPATGAVVGTYPVHDRHAVDTAVAAAHEAATWWRDLGFAGRARHLDAWRAEIAAGRDELAHIIHREMGKPVSDAKLEIAMALEHLRWAARNAEKVLGRRTVPSSLLTVNHVATVEYLPLGVVGVIGPWNYPVFTPLGSISFALAAGNAVVFKPSEYTPGVGLWLAEAFTRTAPAEPVLQVITGLGETGNALCRSGVGKIGFTGSTATGKLVLAACAENLTPVLMECGGKDALIVDADADLDAAADAAVWGGLSNAGQTCLAVERVYVHADVYDEFLAKLVAAASRIQAGAADSKIGPITMPKQLSVIRRHIEDAVARGARAVLGGPEAIDRQFVQPTILVDVPEDAAAVTEETFGPTLTVAKVRDMDEAVELVNRCAYGLGGTVFARRNGRDIADRIRAGGISINAFVAHATIPALPLGGVGASGFGRVHGPDGLKEFTYAKATTRQLFPSPLPLTSFRRDHRVDAIVDQLISVLHGRKRQ; the protein is encoded by the coding sequence ATGAGCGTCTCCACCAACCACCCCGCACAGTCCGTCGTGTCGACTTTCGACGTGCACGATCCGGCCACCGGCGCGGTGGTCGGCACCTACCCGGTGCACGATCGCCACGCCGTCGACACCGCCGTCGCCGCCGCGCACGAGGCCGCGACCTGGTGGCGCGATCTCGGCTTCGCCGGTCGCGCCCGGCATCTGGACGCGTGGCGTGCCGAGATCGCCGCCGGCCGTGACGAACTGGCCCACATCATCCACCGGGAGATGGGCAAACCAGTATCCGACGCGAAACTCGAGATCGCCATGGCGCTCGAACACTTGCGGTGGGCGGCACGCAATGCCGAGAAGGTGCTCGGCCGCCGCACCGTCCCGTCGAGCCTGCTCACGGTGAACCACGTGGCCACGGTCGAATACCTTCCTCTCGGGGTGGTCGGCGTCATCGGACCGTGGAACTATCCGGTGTTCACTCCGCTGGGCTCCATCTCGTTCGCGCTGGCCGCCGGGAACGCGGTGGTGTTCAAACCCAGCGAGTACACCCCCGGCGTCGGGCTCTGGCTCGCCGAAGCGTTCACCCGCACCGCACCCGCCGAGCCGGTGCTGCAGGTGATCACCGGTCTCGGCGAAACGGGGAACGCGCTGTGCCGCAGCGGCGTCGGCAAGATCGGCTTCACCGGGTCGACCGCCACCGGCAAGCTCGTCCTGGCCGCGTGCGCGGAGAACCTCACACCGGTGCTGATGGAGTGCGGCGGCAAGGACGCGCTGATCGTCGACGCGGACGCCGACCTCGACGCCGCTGCCGACGCGGCGGTGTGGGGCGGATTGTCCAACGCCGGGCAGACCTGTTTGGCCGTGGAACGCGTCTACGTCCATGCCGACGTCTACGACGAGTTTCTCGCGAAGCTGGTGGCGGCGGCGAGCCGAATCCAGGCCGGTGCCGCGGACTCGAAGATCGGACCGATCACCATGCCCAAGCAGCTCTCCGTCATACGCCGTCACATCGAGGACGCCGTCGCGCGCGGCGCCCGCGCCGTGCTCGGCGGGCCGGAGGCGATCGATCGCCAGTTCGTCCAACCGACCATCCTCGTCGACGTCCCCGAGGACGCGGCCGCGGTGACCGAGGAGACCTTCGGCCCCACCCTGACGGTCGCCAAGGTCCGGGACATGGACGAGGCCGTCGAGCTGGTGAATCGCTGCGCGTACGGGCTGGGCGGCACCGTCTTCGCCCGCCGTAACGGTCGCGACATCGCCGACCGCATCCGCGCGGGCGGCATCTCGATCAACGCGTTCGTCGCGCACGCCACCATCCCCGCTCTGCCGCTCGGCGGTGTGGGCGCATCCGGCTTCGGCCGTGTCCACGGGCCGGACGGGCTGAAGGAGTTCACCTACGCCAAAGCGACCACGCGGCAACTGTTTCCATCCCCGTTGCCCTTGACGTCGTTCCGGCGCGATCACCGTGTGGACGCGATCGTCGACCAGCTCATCTCGGTTCTGCACGGAAGGAAGCGGCAGTGA
- a CDS encoding metal-dependent hydrolase: MAEQEGATQRRYRDEAHAIHARDVHFDFDSVPMHYIPGEALATHIVNVMHLVLPEGERAMAQALTEALPYIDDERLREEVTGFIGQETMHANSHEAARRHLQSIGLDVDSYVSKVAWLVDRILGDHGLTGRAREEWLKERLGLFAGMEHYTAVLGEWLLNADILEEKGMHPAMLDLVRWHGAEEVEHRSVVYDAFMHLDGSYARKTRTAILASATLLPLFIVSTAYLYRKDPSSEKGRFWALQFWSATRRGVIPKWTVFFTEMPRYLRPGFHPSQLGPMDKALRYLAHSPAARAAHR, encoded by the coding sequence ATGGCTGAGCAGGAGGGCGCGACGCAGCGCCGGTATCGCGACGAAGCGCATGCCATCCATGCGCGCGACGTCCATTTCGACTTCGATTCCGTGCCCATGCACTACATACCGGGCGAGGCCTTGGCCACCCACATCGTCAACGTGATGCACCTGGTGCTGCCCGAAGGGGAACGGGCGATGGCGCAGGCGTTGACCGAAGCGCTGCCCTACATCGATGACGAACGGTTGCGCGAGGAGGTGACGGGGTTCATCGGGCAGGAGACCATGCACGCGAACAGTCACGAAGCCGCGCGCAGGCATCTCCAGTCGATCGGCTTGGACGTCGACTCGTATGTCTCGAAGGTCGCCTGGCTCGTCGACCGCATCCTCGGCGACCACGGCTTGACCGGTCGTGCGCGGGAGGAATGGCTCAAGGAACGGCTCGGCCTGTTCGCGGGCATGGAGCACTACACCGCGGTACTCGGGGAATGGCTGCTCAACGCCGACATCCTCGAGGAAAAGGGCATGCACCCGGCGATGCTGGACCTGGTCCGCTGGCACGGCGCCGAAGAGGTGGAGCACCGCAGCGTCGTCTACGACGCGTTCATGCATCTCGATGGCAGCTACGCGCGGAAAACCCGGACGGCGATCCTGGCCAGCGCGACGTTGCTGCCGCTGTTCATCGTCTCGACCGCCTATCTCTACCGGAAGGATCCGTCTTCGGAGAAGGGCCGGTTCTGGGCACTGCAGTTCTGGAGCGCGACCCGGCGCGGCGTCATCCCGAAATGGACGGTCTTCTTCACCGAGATGCCGCGGTATCTGCGTCCTGGCTTCCATCCGTCCCAGTTGGGACCGATGGACAAGGCCCTGCGCTATCTCGCGCACTCACCGGCGGCACGGGCGGCGCACCGATGA
- a CDS encoding TetR/AcrR family transcriptional regulator, whose product MPTASKAATSSENVPGTLVTRILDAALVLFEQVGVKKTTIEEVARKAGVDRVTVYRHVGGRDDLVQAVISREVAAVLAEITEIADRHDDLGELVADIFVTVITRWRTNPLVARMLTLEPARVVLKLTVDGAAPFAMSVHATAAALQRAVERGILPPATDLTTRAEIVCRIVHSLILAPHGLTELETDEQLDEFARTYLVPVVAGPTAVAG is encoded by the coding sequence ATGCCCACCGCCTCGAAGGCCGCCACGAGCAGCGAGAACGTCCCCGGGACCCTGGTCACCCGGATCCTGGACGCGGCTCTGGTGCTGTTCGAGCAGGTCGGCGTCAAGAAGACGACGATCGAGGAGGTCGCCCGGAAAGCGGGCGTCGACCGGGTGACGGTCTATCGCCACGTCGGCGGCCGCGACGACTTGGTGCAAGCCGTGATCAGTCGCGAGGTGGCCGCGGTGCTCGCCGAGATCACCGAGATCGCCGACCGCCACGACGACCTCGGTGAGCTGGTCGCGGACATCTTCGTCACCGTCATCACCCGCTGGCGCACGAATCCGCTCGTGGCACGCATGCTGACGCTGGAACCGGCGCGCGTGGTCCTCAAACTCACCGTCGACGGCGCGGCTCCGTTCGCGATGTCCGTCCACGCCACCGCCGCCGCCCTCCAGCGCGCCGTCGAGCGCGGAATCCTGCCTCCCGCAACGGATCTGACCACCCGCGCGGAGATCGTGTGCCGGATCGTCCACTCCCTGATCCTCGCGCCCCACGGGCTCACCGAACTCGAAACCGACGAGCAGCTAGACGAATTCGCGCGCACGTACCTGGTTCCGGTAGTGGCCGGACCGACCGCCGTGGCCGGCTGA
- a CDS encoding phytoene desaturase family protein, with translation MSTAVVVGSGPNGLAAAIILARAGSDVTVLEAADEIGGGTRTGEAIVPGLLHDHCSAIHPMAVGSPFLRELDLTRYGLSWAWPEIDCAHPLDDGTAGVLLRSVGETAAGLGSDGRAWRLLFERTAAGYERMSGDIMRPLLRLPRHPISLARFGIPALAPAALLAGLFRTEQARGLFGGVAAHAFHPLHRPLSAGIGLGILTAGHTYGWAVAAGGSRRITEAMAAALGDLGGKIETGVRVRSVSDLPTADVTMWDLAPTAVAEIMGERLPPRIRKSYSRFRYGPGACKVDFAVHGGVPWTAEAARRAGTVHLGGTFAEIAATEREIHRGRMPERPFVLVGQQYLADAQRSVGDIHPIWAYAHVPHGYRGDATAAITAQIERFAPGFRDRIVGTSARSAAGFAEYNPNYVGGNIMTGAKDIPQLLFGPRMTLQPYDIGVPGHYLCSAATPPGPGAHGMCGANAAQRALRRSRIG, from the coding sequence ATGAGTACCGCAGTGGTGGTCGGCAGCGGCCCCAACGGCTTGGCCGCGGCCATCATCTTGGCCCGAGCCGGATCGGACGTCACCGTGCTGGAGGCCGCCGACGAGATCGGCGGCGGCACCCGCACCGGCGAGGCGATCGTGCCCGGCCTATTGCACGACCACTGCTCGGCCATCCACCCGATGGCGGTCGGCTCTCCGTTCCTGCGCGAACTCGACCTGACGCGTTACGGATTGTCCTGGGCGTGGCCGGAGATCGACTGCGCCCATCCGCTCGACGACGGCACCGCGGGCGTGCTGCTGCGCTCGGTCGGGGAGACCGCCGCCGGTCTCGGCAGCGACGGCCGAGCGTGGCGGCTGCTGTTCGAGCGTACGGCCGCGGGTTACGAGCGGATGAGCGGTGACATCATGCGGCCGCTGCTGCGCCTGCCACGCCATCCGATCTCGCTGGCCCGGTTCGGGATACCCGCCCTCGCCCCGGCCGCGCTGCTGGCCGGACTGTTTCGGACCGAGCAGGCCAGGGGGCTGTTCGGCGGCGTCGCGGCTCATGCGTTTCATCCGTTGCATCGACCGCTCAGCGCTGGTATCGGCCTGGGCATCCTCACCGCCGGCCACACCTACGGTTGGGCGGTCGCCGCCGGTGGATCGCGACGAATCACCGAAGCCATGGCGGCGGCCCTCGGTGACCTGGGCGGGAAGATCGAAACGGGCGTTCGCGTGCGGTCGGTGTCCGATCTGCCGACGGCGGATGTGACGATGTGGGACTTGGCGCCCACCGCGGTCGCGGAGATCATGGGCGAGCGCCTGCCGCCGCGAATCAGGAAGTCCTACAGCCGTTTCCGTTACGGTCCTGGCGCCTGCAAAGTCGACTTCGCCGTGCACGGCGGAGTGCCGTGGACGGCGGAGGCGGCCCGCCGGGCGGGGACGGTGCATCTGGGCGGTACGTTCGCCGAGATCGCCGCGACCGAACGTGAGATTCACCGCGGCCGTATGCCGGAACGCCCCTTCGTGCTGGTCGGGCAGCAGTACCTCGCCGATGCGCAACGGTCGGTCGGCGACATCCATCCGATCTGGGCGTACGCCCACGTCCCGCACGGATATCGCGGCGATGCGACAGCGGCGATCACCGCCCAGATCGAACGCTTCGCCCCGGGATTCCGCGACCGCATAGTCGGGACGAGCGCGCGCAGCGCGGCGGGGTTCGCCGAATACAACCCCAACTACGTCGGCGGCAACATCATGACCGGTGCGAAAGACATCCCCCAGCTGCTGTTCGGCCCTCGAATGACCCTGCAGCCCTACGACATCGGCGTACCGGGCCACTACCTCTGTTCCGCCGCAACACCGCCGGGCCCGGGAGCGCACGGCATGTGCGGCGCGAACGCCGCGCAGCGAGCCCTGCGGCGGTCGCGTATCGGATAG
- a CDS encoding flavin-containing monooxygenase translates to MEHTPIAIVGAGFGGIGLAIKLREAGFDDLVVLERADDLGGTWHANTYPGCACDVPSHLYSYSFAPNPDWSRTYGRQREILDYLRAVATRHDVVRHIRFGAELLDARWDEQRSLWRIETSRGALTADFLLSATGLFAEAKYPQLPGIDSFAGTSFHSLHWDHDHDLTGERVAVIGTGASAVQFVPEIQPKVAKLSLFQRSAPWIVPRMDRRTLGLERRLLRRLPLAQRAIRGGFYAAIETFGLISLVDQRFRHPYEALGRLQLLRQVRDRDLRKKLTPDYVIGCKRAIFSDTYLPALDQPNVEVVTQPIAEIRPHSILLRDGSEHPVDTIIFGTGFTSIPTAYERYAGRGGRTLAQLYRRRPQSYLGVAVAGFPNFFCTLGPFGAAGNQSAIYMIESQIAYIVDALRTARSSGARRVEVRPEAQEAFVSEMARRSSSTVWLTGGCQSYYQTPDGLNAGLYPNWSFEYRQRTSRFDTAAYEVSR, encoded by the coding sequence ATGGAGCACACGCCCATAGCCATCGTCGGCGCGGGCTTCGGCGGCATCGGCCTGGCGATCAAACTGCGCGAGGCCGGGTTCGACGACCTGGTCGTTCTCGAACGAGCCGACGACCTCGGCGGCACCTGGCACGCCAACACCTATCCCGGGTGCGCCTGCGATGTGCCGTCCCACCTCTACAGCTACTCTTTCGCGCCCAATCCGGACTGGTCGCGCACCTACGGGCGGCAACGCGAGATCCTCGACTACCTCCGCGCGGTGGCCACCCGACACGATGTCGTCCGGCATATCCGGTTCGGCGCCGAACTGCTGGATGCCCGGTGGGACGAGCAGCGTTCGCTGTGGCGGATCGAGACTTCGCGGGGTGCGCTCACCGCGGATTTCCTGCTCTCGGCCACCGGGCTGTTCGCCGAGGCGAAATACCCGCAACTGCCCGGCATCGACTCGTTCGCGGGCACGTCCTTCCACTCCCTGCACTGGGACCACGACCACGATCTGACCGGCGAGCGGGTCGCGGTGATCGGCACCGGCGCCTCGGCGGTGCAGTTCGTCCCGGAGATCCAGCCGAAGGTGGCGAAACTGTCGCTGTTCCAGCGATCGGCGCCGTGGATCGTCCCGCGCATGGATCGTCGCACCCTCGGACTGGAGCGGCGGCTGCTGCGGCGTCTTCCGTTGGCGCAACGCGCGATCCGCGGCGGGTTCTACGCGGCGATCGAGACGTTCGGGCTCATCTCGCTGGTCGACCAGCGCTTCCGGCACCCCTACGAAGCGTTGGGCCGATTGCAGTTGCTGCGTCAGGTGCGTGACCGCGACCTGCGCAAGAAGCTCACGCCCGACTACGTCATCGGCTGCAAGCGCGCCATCTTCTCCGACACCTATCTCCCGGCGCTCGATCAGCCGAACGTCGAGGTCGTCACCCAGCCCATCGCCGAGATCCGCCCGCACTCCATCCTGCTGCGCGACGGCAGCGAGCACCCGGTGGACACCATCATCTTCGGCACCGGCTTCACCTCTATCCCGACCGCCTACGAACGTTACGCCGGACGGGGCGGGCGAACGCTGGCGCAGCTCTACCGTCGGCGACCGCAAAGCTACCTCGGTGTCGCGGTGGCCGGGTTCCCCAACTTCTTCTGCACGCTCGGCCCCTTCGGAGCCGCCGGGAACCAGTCCGCGATCTACATGATCGAATCCCAGATCGCCTACATCGTCGACGCTTTGCGCACCGCGCGCTCATCCGGAGCTCGCCGCGTGGAGGTGCGTCCGGAAGCGCAGGAGGCTTTCGTCTCGGAGATGGCCCGGCGCAGTTCGTCGACGGTGTGGCTCACCGGCGGATGCCAGAGCTACTACCAGACCCCGGACGGGCTCAATGCCGGTCTCTACCCCAACTGGAGCTTCGAATACCGGCAGCGCACCAGCCGATTCGACACCGCAGCCTACGAGGTCAGCCGATGA
- a CDS encoding GNAT family N-acetyltransferase translates to MDIESCSALAPGVGPPQRIEVDDVLLRRWLPEDVRPRLEAINASYDLIHPWMDWLPEPATLDSQCAFGRETDESWPSAAGAFNYGIFDAAGNVLGAIGLHDRLGPGAVEIGYWCHAAHTGRGVITRSAAALTRIALDLPGVDRVEIHCDEANVRSAAVARRLGYRLDRIEPREKRAPAESGRGMFWVKQR, encoded by the coding sequence ATGGACATCGAATCGTGCTCCGCGCTGGCGCCGGGTGTAGGACCACCGCAACGAATCGAGGTGGACGACGTGCTGTTGCGGCGGTGGCTTCCGGAGGATGTGCGGCCGCGGCTCGAGGCGATCAACGCGTCGTACGACCTCATCCACCCCTGGATGGATTGGCTGCCCGAACCCGCCACCCTGGACAGCCAGTGCGCCTTCGGCCGGGAGACGGACGAGAGCTGGCCCAGCGCCGCCGGAGCCTTCAACTACGGCATCTTCGATGCCGCGGGCAATGTGCTCGGCGCGATCGGCCTGCACGACCGGCTCGGTCCGGGTGCGGTGGAGATCGGCTACTGGTGTCACGCCGCGCACACCGGCCGGGGTGTGATCACCCGGAGCGCAGCCGCCTTGACCCGGATCGCGTTGGACTTGCCCGGCGTGGACCGGGTCGAGATCCACTGTGACGAGGCCAATGTCCGCAGTGCCGCGGTCGCCCGGCGGCTCGGCTATCGGCTGGATCGGATCGAGCCGCGGGAGAAACGCGCGCCCGCGGAGTCCGGTCGCGGAATGTTCTGGGTCAAGCAGCGCTGA
- a CDS encoding PDR/VanB family oxidoreductase yields the protein MTGSSALEDRSAPSGLRLIGDVMDIYRKVFVTGRAASLLSRPNVVRRTGFDLDTTITAIDREAADVVSLTLRAAAGGPLPTWRPGAHVDVFLPSGRQRQYSLCGDPSNRFRYRIAVRLIPEGGGGSREIHQSLRIGDRLRIRGPRNAFTFVDAPSYLFLAGGIGITPILPMVKAAGTRGRLVYVGRSRETMPFLADLPDADVRPDDEFGPPDVAALLARAEPGAAVYVCGPPPMLEAAQQCLFALNPTASLHTERFSALPVVDGAEFDLTLARAGTTIRVAADETALTAIHRELPDVAYSCRQGFCGTCKVAVVSGAVDHRDRVLTAAERENQMLVCVSRAASEHLVVDL from the coding sequence ATGACCGGATCGTCTGCCCTCGAAGACCGCTCGGCGCCCTCGGGACTGCGGCTGATCGGCGATGTCATGGACATCTACCGGAAGGTGTTCGTCACCGGGCGAGCCGCTTCGCTCCTGTCCCGTCCGAACGTGGTGCGGCGCACCGGGTTCGACTTGGACACCACGATCACCGCGATCGATCGCGAAGCCGCCGACGTGGTAAGCCTGACGCTGCGCGCGGCCGCCGGCGGCCCGCTGCCCACGTGGCGGCCGGGCGCGCACGTGGACGTCTTCTTGCCGTCGGGCCGTCAGCGCCAGTACTCGCTGTGCGGCGACCCGAGCAACCGGTTCCGGTATCGCATCGCGGTGCGGCTCATTCCCGAAGGAGGCGGCGGATCGCGCGAGATCCATCAATCGCTGCGGATCGGCGACCGGTTGCGGATTCGCGGGCCGCGCAACGCGTTCACTTTCGTCGACGCGCCGTCGTACTTGTTCCTGGCCGGTGGGATCGGCATCACGCCGATCCTCCCGATGGTCAAGGCGGCGGGCACACGGGGACGTCTGGTGTATGTCGGCCGCTCACGCGAGACCATGCCGTTCCTCGCCGACCTGCCGGACGCCGACGTCAGGCCGGACGATGAATTCGGGCCGCCGGATGTCGCCGCGCTGCTGGCTCGCGCCGAACCCGGCGCGGCGGTGTACGTGTGCGGGCCACCGCCGATGCTGGAGGCGGCGCAGCAGTGCCTGTTCGCACTCAACCCGACCGCCTCGTTGCACACCGAACGGTTCTCCGCCCTTCCGGTCGTCGACGGCGCGGAGTTCGATCTCACCCTGGCCCGCGCCGGGACCACGATCCGGGTCGCGGCCGACGAAACGGCGCTCACCGCGATCCACCGCGAATTGCCGGACGTCGCCTACTCCTGCCGACAGGGTTTCTGCGGCACCTGCAAAGTCGCGGTCGTCTCCGGCGCCGTCGACCACCGCGACCGCGTGCTCACCGCCGCCGAACGCGAGAACCAGATGCTGGTCTGTGTCTCCCGTGCCGCGAGCGAGCACCTCGTGGTCGACCTCTGA
- a CDS encoding short-chain dehydrogenase/reductase produces the protein MINDILSFGRGRRGYSVEGRVVLITGAGRGIGRELAAALHRKQASVVLVDVDQDAVDAAAAALGARTLAIATDVADRSAMRAAVDRAAEHFGRLDVVVANAGVVPRPATVRTLDGRDFDRVMDINLTGVFNTVRPALDHVVAAHGHVVVVSSCAAFAPGMAGAPYMISKAAVEQLGRALRVELAPFGASAGIAYFGIVDTRMTHDTLDHDELGRELDELLPWPLNVRISAEQAARTIADGIERRAARTIAPAGWEPYALLRGAVNVVLDRALARDSRVHDLLRRVEARTTTS, from the coding sequence ATGATCAACGACATTCTCTCCTTCGGCCGAGGGCGCCGCGGCTATTCGGTCGAGGGGCGGGTTGTGCTCATCACGGGCGCGGGCCGCGGGATCGGGCGCGAGCTGGCCGCTGCGTTGCACCGGAAGCAGGCCTCGGTGGTTCTCGTCGACGTCGACCAGGACGCGGTCGACGCGGCGGCCGCGGCGCTGGGCGCGCGGACCCTGGCCATCGCCACCGACGTCGCCGACCGCTCGGCGATGCGGGCGGCCGTCGACCGGGCCGCCGAGCATTTCGGCCGCTTGGACGTGGTGGTGGCGAACGCGGGCGTGGTGCCCCGCCCCGCGACGGTGCGCACGCTCGACGGGCGGGACTTCGATCGCGTCATGGACATCAACCTCACCGGTGTGTTCAACACTGTGCGCCCCGCGCTCGACCATGTCGTCGCCGCCCACGGTCACGTGGTCGTGGTGTCGTCGTGCGCGGCGTTCGCACCCGGCATGGCGGGCGCGCCGTACATGATCAGCAAAGCCGCGGTCGAACAACTGGGCCGGGCCCTGCGCGTGGAGCTGGCGCCGTTCGGCGCGTCGGCGGGGATCGCGTATTTCGGCATCGTCGACACCCGCATGACCCACGACACCCTCGACCACGATGAGCTCGGCCGTGAGCTGGACGAGCTGCTGCCGTGGCCGCTGAACGTGCGGATCTCGGCCGAGCAGGCGGCACGGACCATCGCCGACGGCATCGAACGGCGCGCGGCGCGCACCATCGCACCGGCCGGCTGGGAGCCGTACGCGCTGCTGCGCGGCGCGGTCAACGTAGTGCTCGACCGCGCACTCGCTCGCGACAGCCGCGTGCACGACTTGCTGCGCAGGGTCGAAGCACGCACGACCACATCGTGA
- the fadD11 gene encoding fatty acid--CoA ligase FadD11 — protein sequence MSTRRFDTLPAAFQHNATIDPDAVALRTPGDAATLTWREYEAQVRRIAAGLAGLGVRRGDTVALMMSNRIEFYPLEVGAQHLGATSFSVYNTAAPEQIAYVLGNAGARVVMCEPRFVEQIRASGVGLDHIICVDDAPEGTLSVADVIAAGEESFDFDAAWRAVGPDDVATLIYTSGTTGNPKGVETTHANLMFECYAVDQVLGIRFGDTITSYMPTAHIADRLTALYFQEVFGTQVTCVADPTMISAALADLHPTIWGAVPRVWEKLKAAIEFAVANEPAEDRRAALRWALAVAAQRSAHQLNGEPVPESVAAEWARADQLVLSGLRAKLGLDRVRWAMSGAAPIPAETLGFFAGLGIPIAEIWGMSELTCICSVSHPADARLGTVGKLLPGMRARLADDGELHVHGPLVMKGYRGEPGKTAESVDSEGWLSTGDVVTIDDDGYLRVVDRKKELIINSAGKNMSPTNIENAIKAATPLIGAIAVLGDGRPYNTALVVLDAESAGPYAARHDLGDASAAALSTDPGVIAQIAAGIAAGNARLSRVEQVKRFRLLPTFWEAGGDEVTLTMKLKRRVIAEKYATEIAELYEPERPAGVHEPAATPADAVVTAR from the coding sequence GTGAGCACTCGACGCTTCGACACCCTCCCGGCGGCTTTCCAGCACAACGCGACCATCGATCCCGACGCGGTCGCACTCCGGACACCCGGGGACGCCGCCACCCTCACCTGGCGCGAATACGAGGCGCAGGTCCGGCGGATCGCCGCCGGCCTGGCGGGGCTGGGCGTGCGCCGCGGCGACACGGTGGCCTTGATGATGTCCAACCGCATCGAGTTCTATCCGCTCGAAGTCGGTGCCCAGCACCTCGGCGCCACCAGCTTCTCGGTGTACAACACCGCCGCGCCCGAGCAGATCGCCTACGTGCTCGGCAACGCCGGTGCGCGGGTGGTGATGTGCGAACCTCGATTCGTCGAGCAGATCCGCGCGAGCGGAGTCGGGCTCGACCACATCATCTGCGTCGATGACGCACCCGAGGGAACCTTGTCGGTCGCCGACGTGATCGCCGCGGGCGAAGAGAGCTTCGACTTCGACGCCGCGTGGCGCGCGGTCGGGCCCGACGACGTCGCCACGCTGATCTACACCTCGGGAACCACGGGCAACCCCAAAGGAGTGGAGACGACGCACGCGAACCTGATGTTCGAGTGCTACGCCGTGGACCAAGTGCTGGGAATCCGGTTCGGGGACACCATCACGTCCTATATGCCCACCGCGCACATCGCCGACCGGCTCACCGCGCTCTACTTCCAGGAGGTCTTCGGCACTCAGGTGACCTGCGTCGCCGACCCCACCATGATCAGCGCCGCCTTGGCCGACCTGCATCCCACCATCTGGGGAGCCGTCCCTCGCGTCTGGGAGAAGCTCAAGGCCGCTATAGAATTCGCGGTCGCGAACGAACCTGCCGAGGACCGGAGGGCGGCGCTGCGGTGGGCGCTGGCGGTGGCCGCCCAGCGCAGTGCGCATCAATTGAACGGGGAGCCGGTCCCCGAATCGGTCGCGGCCGAGTGGGCGCGCGCCGACCAACTGGTGCTGTCGGGGCTTCGAGCGAAACTCGGGCTCGACCGTGTCCGCTGGGCGATGTCCGGCGCCGCGCCGATCCCGGCCGAAACGCTCGGCTTCTTCGCCGGCCTCGGCATCCCGATCGCCGAGATCTGGGGCATGTCCGAACTCACCTGCATCTGCAGCGTCAGCCATCCCGCCGACGCGAGGCTCGGCACCGTGGGCAAGCTGCTGCCCGGCATGCGGGCCCGGCTCGCCGACGACGGCGAACTCCACGTCCACGGCCCGTTGGTGATGAAAGGCTATCGCGGTGAGCCGGGCAAGACCGCCGAGTCCGTCGACTCCGAGGGCTGGCTGAGCACAGGCGACGTGGTCACCATCGACGACGACGGCTATCTCCGGGTCGTCGACCGGAAGAAGGAGTTGATCATCAACTCCGCGGGCAAGAACATGTCGCCGACCAACATCGAGAACGCGATCAAGGCGGCGACACCGCTGATCGGGGCCATCGCCGTGCTCGGCGACGGCCGTCCCTACAACACCGCACTGGTCGTCCTCGACGCCGAATCCGCCGGACCGTACGCCGCGCGCCACGACCTGGGCGACGCCTCGGCGGCGGCCTTGTCGACCGATCCGGGTGTCATCGCCCAGATCGCGGCGGGCATCGCCGCGGGTAACGCTCGACTCTCGCGGGTTGAGCAGGTCAAGCGGTTCCGTCTCCTGCCCACCTTCTGGGAGGCGGGTGGCGACGAAGTCACCCTCACCATGAAACTCAAGCGCCGGGTGATCGCCGAGAAGTACGCCACCGAAATCGCCGAACTCTACGAGCCCGAGCGCCCCGCGGGTGTCCACGAACCCGCCGCCACCCCGGCGGATGCAGTCGTGACAGCGCGCTGA